The Candidatus Dormiibacterota bacterium nucleotide sequence TCTCGACCTGGACACGCGCGGCACCCCTTCCAGGTTCGGGAAATGGAGATACCGATGCAGACAGGCAACGTCAAGCGCATCGTCTTCGAGCGCGGCTTCGGTTTCATCACCGGTGACGATGGCCACGAGTACTTCTTCCATCGCAGCGGTCTGGACAGCTCGATCGACTTCGACCGGCTCGCCGGCGGCGAGCAGGTGAGCTTCGACCTGGAGCAGAGCGACAAGGGCCCCCGCGCCCGCGCGGTGCGGATGGCCTAGGCACTCGCCTCGCCGCGGGTGCGCTGGTCGCATCCGCGGTGGCGACGTGCGAGGCGGTGGAACCGAGAACGAGGATCACCACGGCCCGAGCACAGGGCTGAGGAGAGGCCAGTGAACGTCCGGCATTATCACGTCACCGAGCGGCTCGGGCAGACCGAGCGCGTGGTCGTCGCCACCTTCTCGTCGGCATTCCAGGCGGGACGCGACATGGCGCTCCGCGAGCGCGCGTCGCACGCCGTCGTGCCGGAGCGGCGCGACGAGCCGATGGTCGAGTTCGGCCCCGGGGAGGACGCCCGGCGGGAGCCGCAGCAGCGAGCGGTCATCAGCTACGAGGCGTGCTGCTGCACCGTCGACACGGGGATCGCACCCGCCTGATCCGGGCCCGGCGCCCCGCGGCCGGTGCCGATGTGCGCGCAGGTCTCCCTGTCGAGACCCGCGCCCCGCCCCGGGCCCACGGTGACCCGCAGGGCCTGGTAGGGCCCATGTCCGGTCCCGGGGGTGGATTTCCGGCGCCGATCGGCGTATGGTCGTGCCCGCCCGGGGGGCACAGGAAGGGAGGATCCAGTGGACGAGCACCGTGTGTGTGGCGAGCCCCCGAGAGGGCGGTGGGGAGTTCGGTCCGCGAGGCGGGCGGCGGTGGCCGCGGCGCTGGGCGCCGGCGGCCTCGCCGTGTCCGCGCTCGGCGGCGCCGGCGCCGGTCTGCGCGCGCAGGCTGCGGAGGTCATCCCCAACGATGTCTGGGTGGACAACGCCGGGGGCCATCTCGGACCCTTCCACGACGACGACAGGCGGCTGAGCTGCGCCCCCATCACCGTGACCGGGGCGCGCTTCGCGCACACCGCCGGCAGCTTCGAGATCGTGCTGGTGAGGCCCAGCGCCGGCCGGGACCACCCCGTCCTCGAGGCCGGCTGGCAGTTCGACCGCAGCCAGGGCGGCCACCAGCTCCTCCGCACCCTCAGCGGCGCCGAGCTGGTGTCGAAGGCGCGCGCGCTGGGCGCGACCGAGAGGTCCGG carries:
- a CDS encoding cold shock domain-containing protein, with the translated sequence MQTGNVKRIVFERGFGFITGDDGHEYFFHRSGLDSSIDFDRLAGGEQVSFDLEQSDKGPRARAVRMA